One Urechidicola croceus genomic window, GCAATTAACTCTTTACTTTGCTCAATTGCCCATTCTACTCCTACTTGTCGTACTTGTTTATTATCCTTACACTTTTCAACTTCATTTATCAATGGTTCTGGTAAATCAATGCGAAACACTTGTGGCAAAATATTTAAATGTCTATTAACTGCTATTGGCTTTATTCCTGGAAGTATAGGAACATTAATCCCTATTTCGCGTGCAGCTTTTACAAACTCAAAATATTTTTGATTGTCAAAAAACATTTGAGTTACAACATAATCTGCTCCAGCATCCACCTTTTCTTTCAGTCGTTGTAAATCGGTTGACATACTTGGTGCCTCAAGATGTTTTTCAGGATATCCTGCAACTCCTATACAAAAATCGGCTGGAAATTCTGAATCAATTTTTTCATGTAAATATTGACCTCTATTTAAGTTTTGAATTTGCGATACTAAATCTGAAGCGTATTTATTCCCTCCTTCTACTGGTTTAAAATACGATTCATGCTTCATACTATCACCACGTAGCGCCATCACATTATCCAATCCTAAATAATGACAATCAATCAAGACATATTCAGTTTCTTCTTTAGTAAAACCTCCACATAATAAATGTGGAACTGTGTCAACATTATATTTATGTTTTAAAGACGCGCAAATACCAACAGTTCCAGGACGCATACGTGTCACTTTACGCTCTAATAATCCTGCACCTTTTTCAACATAAACAAATTCCTCTCGAGAAGTAGTCACATCAATAAATGGTGGTTTAAACTCCATTAATGGGTCAATGTTGTCATAAAGATTTTGAATATTTTGACCTTTTACTGGCGGTACTATTTCAAAAGAAAACAATGTTTTACCTTGTGCATTTTTTATATGTTCTGTTACTTTCATTCTTTATTAGTTGTTGTCGACTGCTAAAATAATATTTATGATGTTAATAACGATTTAACATACGTATAATCTTCTTCATATTCCCAATACACCCATCTACCATCTAAATAATCAATTAAAATATACTTTTCACTTACGGATTTAATCCTTGAAACTGCTATTAACTTTTTAGAAAAAGGAATTTCAACTTCTTCAGTAATTTCTTTATTTACCATATCATATCCATGTGATATCATATGACTTCCTAGAGTTAATTCTATAAATTCTGGCACCATATTTTTTTATTTGTCATTCCTGCGAAGGCAGGAATCTTATTCTTTTTTACACTGAGATTCCTGCATTCGCAGGAATGACATTTAACTATCTACAATATTCGGATTTAACCATTTTTGTGCTTCTTCTAATGGCATGTTTTTACGCTTTGCAAAATCTGTTACTTGATCTTGATTTATTTTCCCTAAACCAAAATACTTCGCTTCTTGATTTCCAAAATAATATCCAGAAACTGATGCTGCTGGCCACATTGCCAAACTTTCTGTCAATTCTACTCCAATTGTTTCTTTCACTTTTAACAATTCCCAAATTGTCAATTTCTCCGTATGATCTGGACATGCTGGATATCCTGGTGCTGGTCGAATACCTTTATAGGATTCTTTGATCAATTCTTCATTTGATAAATGTTCATCAGATGCGTAACCCCAATGTTTTGTTCTCACTTCTTTATGCAAATATTCAGCATATGCTTCTGCCAATCTATCCGCTAAAGCTTTAACCATTATTGCATTATAATCATCATGTTCTTCTTCATATTTTTTGGCCAATTCTGCAGTTCCAAAACCTGTTGAAACACAAAAACATCCCATATAATCTCTAACTCCTGATTCTTTTGGCGCAACAAAATCTGCAATTGCAAAATTTGGTTTACCTTCTCTTTTTTCTAATTGTTGACGCAAAGTAACAAAGGTCGATTTAACCTCTTCTCTACTTTCATTTGTATAAATTTCTATATCATCATCATTTACTGTATTCGCAGGAAACAATCCAAAAATTGCTTTAGCAGTTAATAATTTTTCATCCACAATTTTCTTTAATAATTCTTGTGCATCTGCAAACAATTCTGTGGCTTGTTCTCCAACAACTTCATCAGTTAATATCTCAGGATACTTACCGTGTAAATCCCAAGA contains:
- the metF gene encoding methylenetetrahydrofolate reductase [NAD(P)H] → MKVTEHIKNAQGKTLFSFEIVPPVKGQNIQNLYDNIDPLMEFKPPFIDVTTSREEFVYVEKGAGLLERKVTRMRPGTVGICASLKHKYNVDTVPHLLCGGFTKEETEYVLIDCHYLGLDNVMALRGDSMKHESYFKPVEGGNKYASDLVSQIQNLNRGQYLHEKIDSEFPADFCIGVAGYPEKHLEAPSMSTDLQRLKEKVDAGADYVVTQMFFDNQKYFEFVKAAREIGINVPILPGIKPIAVNRHLNILPQVFRIDLPEPLINEVEKCKDNKQVRQVGVEWAIEQSKELIAAGVPVVHYYSMGKSSNIKAIAKEVF